CTATATGTAATCTATGTGTAATTACTGTGAATTTTGTCTGTTACCACATCTACTGTTTTAATAATTAGGGGTTCATCAGCAAACTGGTGGAACGCTATTGTATTTGTCAgcgtttattattattatttattattattattattattataccagaTAACATGCAAATTCCTGTGAGATGGTGATGCCTAGGACAGCGCAACTTGGCATGATGGTAAAAGGCCAAAGGCCACACTCTCCCATGCAATGCCATGCCAATTGGCCACATGGTGGCGCTATAACAAGCGATTGAAAATGCTAACTTTGAAAGGTCAAGCCCCTCACCCTGTGTGACCTAGAGTCTTGAAATTTGGTACATAGatccctctcctcacaaggaacacATTTGCCTCAAGAACGCATAAGGTCCGCCATGATGGATTTTCCGCCATtttgaattttgtgaaaaacacttaaaaaGCTACTCTGGCACCGAATGACCGATCTTCATGAAACTTGATATGTTGCATCTATGGACCAAGGTCTGTAAACTCACTACAATCCAGGCTAGTATGTCAAACAATATAGCTGCAactgaccaataaacattcacgtGGGCGTGGTCTGTCACATTAATGCATATAAATCAGTCACGGATATTCGTATTATAACAAAAATTGGTACACATGCTCCAACACTGAAGACTCAACATATGCAAGCACATTTTTATATCTCTTCATCTGTTTGACTCAGTGATTAAATGTGGCACACATGCTCAAGGATGAGTCTAGCTAACCCCATTCATGCAAGCTTATTGGTTCCTAGCAGCCATATTGTTTCAGCTATAGTCTTGGAAAATAGTGTGTTTGAAGATGTGCATTCATAGATGCTATATACCAGATTTGGTGCCAATCGGTCTAGCGGTTCTGAAGAATACGTTTAAAATAGTCAACATCATTGAAAATGGTCCAAAATACATCAAAAGTATATTATATTGCATGATCTGTTTGATTTTGAGTTCTGATATTTGGCAAGCGTGATAAATAGCACAGAAGTAACTTGTCCTAGGGCAATGTGCCCAATTTCTCCTGATGGTGGCACAGTGGGCAcacagctgaaccctggcaatGCTGCTTCCAGCTTTTATAATGTATATGCATTGGTACAAGACAGTATATTGCCCAAGTTTTATGTTTACACACCCTACAGTGAGTAAGGGTGGGATTGAGTGactccccctacacacacacacacacgctgtatcTGTCACACACACCTGTAGTAGACCACACCACCTCTCAGATGCACATACAAGTTAACTATTGTATGTTGGTTCTGTCGTCCTTTtgcctctgacacacacacacacacacccttacacatATTAAATGTGTTCTTCCTCCACAGGTCACGGAGCTGACGTGAAGTGCGTGGACTGGCACCCCACTAAAGGCCTGGTGGTTTCCGGGAGCAAAGACAGCCAGCAGCCAATCAAATTCTGGGATCCCAAAAGCGGGCAGAGTTTGGCCACACTGTGAGTTTTACCCAGAGGCAGCAGAAGCAGCACACAGCTGGCATTAAGCACCCCATCCCCAAAACCCAGAGCCCCCTGAGAAATTATCGAACAAAATGTGTTACTTCTCGGTAACGATTAATGCTTTCTTGTTAAAATGACGTTGTAACCATGTAGTTTCTCAGTAGATTACAGATAGTAAAATGGTTAAATCTGTTTTAAAATGGTTGAGGCAACTTGGAGGACAGAAAGGAACTTATACCCTTTTTACACTACTGTGCCAAGCTGAACCGTACTGTGCTTGTTTGGATATTTGTCAGCAACTTGCTGGATGCACAACCAGGCCAGCTCAGCTTGCCTCAGCTTAGTAGTGTGTAAAAGGTATCAGTCCCTTACGCttactctcccccctcccccaagtCACGCCCATAAGAACACGGTGATGGAGGTGAAGTGGAACCTGAATGGTAACTGGTTGCTGACAGCGTCCCGCGACCACCTGTGTAAGCTCTTTGACATCCGCAACCTCAAGGAGGAGCTGCAGGTGTTCCGGGGCCACAAGAAAGAGGCcacaggtgtgtgtgagagaacctGTATTTCTGCTTTGACTTGACTGATGTGACTTGGCCTATTCCATTCAGCACTTAGTGTAGTAAATGGCCTCTGATGTAGCTAGAGGAATATTATGATgccaaatgtttggtttatttacactggtgtgtgtgcgcctgtgtgctTGATTATAGTTAGTGTTGCTATGGATTGTTTCTGCTGTGTTCTGCTCTTTCAAGGATGTGAATGTTCTCTATAATTCTTGCTGGTGGGCAGGGGAAACTCCTTGAGTTGAGAGACCACTTTATTTTTGTGGGGATCCTGAGTTtcggatacatttttttttttctttaccttTTATTTtgtcagggagtcatactgagaccaaggtctcttttacacaTGAGTTACAGAAATATACACATCAAATACAAAACGCAATAAGAAAAAAAGCACCATCATAaaaaaacacattcatcagtaaaaaggtcctcaatcaggtttctgaattgccctagaggcaccaagaCATCCAatttaagagcattgaagattgtTCCATAAATATggtgcaaaaaaactaaaagctgatataCATAACTCAGAGACAGATGGAATTTCAAGAGTTAACCATCCCTGAGAAataatgtgtgtatgtttgtgaaaTATATGTGTTAAACCTCTTGTCTACAGCTGTAGCATGGCACCCTGTCCACGAGGGCCTGTTTGCCAGCGGAGGCTCGGACGGATCCCTCCTCTTCTGGAACGTAGGGTAAGAGTGACAGCTCAACCCTCCAACTGACACACAGGATGTAATTTCCTCTACCAATCATTGGCCAAAGGCTTGATTTCTTTGCATCAGTCATTTCAATGAACATAGTTCAAATGTATGATAGCAAGCATTAATCATGTGGAAGGGGGCAATGCTCATAAATATAGTCTGAATACCTCTGAACATGAATCATTCCTCCACAAAGCCTATATTAATGACATTATGCATGTTACAAATGACTGGGGTCATTACCATTTATGACCGTTTTCATGTCACGTCATGCTCTTATCTTGTATTTCTACTGTGCTTTCTGtcagggtggagaaggaggtgGGTGGTATGGAGATGGCCCATGAGGGCATGATCTGGAGCCTGGCGTGGCACCCACTTGGGCACATCCTCTGCTCTGGATCCAACGACCACACCAGGTAAGCTTACAAATACACAAGCCATAGAGGATCAAAAACATAGACATAACTCTCCACCCATACCAGAACAGGGAAGACAGGGAAGCTAGGCTACAAGGAATTGTTCATAAGGTTAATAGATGGGGTTGTAACAATTAACCGATATGGCTCGGAATCctgttcaaatgtttaagatacgAGTGCATCGGGACTCCAAACCAATCCAAATGTAGCATGTATCGGTCAGAAAATTCAAATGTTACGAACTGCCGGTTCACTAAATGTTTACTCTGATTTACTTTTTACCTTCTGAAAATGTGTCTCATCTTTTTTGGGATTGATCTGGTACGTCTACTCCTGCATGTAACTGCCAGGGTTTccgttgttgaagcacctttggcagcgattacagcctcaagcctttttgggtatgacgctacaagcttggcacacctgtatttggggagtttctcccattcttctctgcagatcctctcaagctctgtcaggttgaatggagagcgtcgctgcacacctattttcaggtctctccagagatgttcgatcaggttcaagtccgggctctggctgggccactcaaggacattcagagacttgtcccgaagccactcctgcattgttttggctgtgtgcttagggtcgttgtcctgttggaaggcgaaccttcgccccagtctgagaacctgctccagagcgctcaggacttcatcaaggatctccccagacctgtgccgacacaatcctgtctctgagctctactgacaattccttcgacctcatggcttggtttttgccctgacatgcactgtcaactgtggggccttatatagacaggtgtgtgcctttccaaatcatgtccaatcaattgaatttaccacaggtggactcccaagttgtagaaacatttcaaggatgatcaatggaaacagggtgcacctgagctcaaattcgagtctcatagcaaagggtctgaatacttatgtaaatattgtatttctgttttttatttgtaataaattagcaaacatttctaaaaacctgttttcgttttgtcattatggggtattgtgtgtagattgagaatttgtaatttttttatccattttagaataaggctgtaacgtaacaaaatgtggaaaaagtcaaggggtctgaatactttcactgTATGGAACTGCTTTCATCAGGTGTGCTGTCTAGAATGGAGTTTTCCCGCGAATTGCATTTTGGAAAATGTTTGAAAATAACTTTTTAatggctgcttcattacaggagttgcatgttctgttaatctAAATGCGATTTCTGTCATTCACCCATTTATTATTCATTTAGAATGGAAAATAATTGTctttatgcaacaaatgttagtgcatcgaACCGCATCATATCGAACCAAATCGCATTGTTTCGTTCGTCTAATCACACCGAATCATTTCGAACTTAAACGTATCGTTCCTGTATTGTATCTAGAAGTGTATCGAATCATCTTGAAAAGGGAGAATGTACACACCCCTATTGATAGACATTTCTCTCATATTTCTATTGTAACATTGTTTGATAACGACTCAGTTGCTTGAAGTAGGTTTTGAGTTTGATTTCCGCATTGGCTGCATACTGAATATATGTGTCATCTCAAATGTCTGGTCAGATGGGCTTTGAAGTGTTCCCTGCCTGatttctctccctatctctcgctttctttctcaGTAAATTCTGGACCAGGAATCGCCCAGGGGACAAGATGAGGGACAGATACAATCTGAATTTGTTACCAGGGATGTCAGAGGATGGAGTGgaatacggtgtgtgtgtgtgtgtgtgtgtgtgtgtgtgtgtaaatatgtACGCTGTGTGTTTTAGTTTTTCTGTGGTGTTTGTGCACGTGAGTTGGCACGTGCAACCAGACAAGTTTGTCCAGTCAAGGTTACATAGTGTCACCATTTGACttgtggttctgggtttgtttTCCAGATGATATGGAGCCAAACAGTTTAGCTGCCATTCCTGGCATGGGGATCCCTGACCAGTTCAAAGCTGCCATGGAACAAGAGGCAAGCGGTGAGGACACCCATTCACACTTTACCCTACGCAAAGTCTCATCTAAGTCAAAGAAATGGTTTGGGGGGGGGTAAAGGTGTAGTTTTGTAGGTGAATTAGCTCTAACAAAGGTAAAGCAATGGACTGTGACTTTTACAGTCTTTATAGTCCTAGCAATGTAATATACAGTAGGTGATGTTTGGTGGCTGCAAGGTTGGAGTGGTACTGGTGGACTATGGGTAATGTAGTTCGATTTTTCTCAAGGTAAAGAGACTGCATCCGAGGAGGAGATGAGCATCCCAGGTTTGGATTGGGGGATTGAGGAGATTTTACAGAAAGACCTGAAGAAAGTGCCACAGAAGAAGGTCCCCTACGCCAAACCCATCCCTGCCCAATTCCAACAGGTACCTTCAATTTTGTAAACATTCATGTTGACGTCAAGAAAAAGTAGCAAGACATAGGTCTGTTGTGAGTAAATGTAGTATTTGCTCTGTGACATCTCTTAGTATCTCACTTCATTtgtctccttccccctctccatcctTAAGGCCTGGGCAGATAATAAGGTTCTTCTCATGCCcccaggaggagagaagaagaaaatggacgaGAAGACCAACACCAACCCGATGATGCTAGAGGTGAGAGGTCCGAGGCAAAGTGCCCACTTTGAAACAAACAAATACCTAAATGTGTGACAAAAGTGTGAAAGTGACAAAAATGGGTAACATGAAAGAGTGATTGCAAGAGAAATACATTTTAGGTCAATGGTCAACAACCCTAGTCCTGGACAGCAGCTACAGGCTTTTGTTTCAGCAAGTTGAATCGGGTGTCTTATTGCTGGGATGGAACAAAAGTCAGCACACCCAGTACCAGAGTTGTTGACCACTGTGACAGGTGGTGTACTGCTCATAGTCACGCAAGAAGTGAGAAACAGTAGAGATTGAAAATGCAGTATAGGTTGATTTAGCGACATATCTTATTTTCCCCAGCAAATGAAGATGGACCGTTTGAATCCGATGGACGGGAACATGCCTCCCCCAGGAGGCCCACAAGGACCCATGCCACCTTTCCCTGGCCAGGGAGGACCCATGCCCCCACCCCCTCAGGGCTTCCCCCAGTCTATGCCACCTCAGCAGATGCCCCACATCATTGGCATGATGGGTCCTCCGGACCACCACGGGCCCCAGGGCATGCAGAGGCACCCCGGCCCCCACAGAAACATGGGCCCCCAGGGGCCTCACGGCATGCCTCCCGGACCCAGAGGGATGCAGGGGCCGCCCGGAAACATGCAGGGCCCCCCGTCGGTAGCAATGATGGGGCCCCCTCCTCGAGGCCAGGGGGGCATGATGGGCCCACAGGGACCCATGCAGGGAGTAGTGGGGATGGGGCCTCCCATGCAGAACCCTCCAAGGACACATTGCAACATGCCAGGCATGGGGGGCATGCCTGTGATGGGTAACATGCAGGGGCCACCCCCGGGTGGGATGCACAGACCACCGCAGGGTAACATGCAAGGACCCCCTGGCAACATGCAGGGCCCCCCTGGAAACATGCAAGGACCCCCAGGCAATATGCAGGGACTACCAGGCAACATGCAGGGGCCTCCGTCCTACATGCAGCACCAGGTGAGATTGTCAAACTAGCTgtcaaacccccccaaaatgtgTTGGAAATATGAAGGCAGGCTCTCTAAATAAAAATGTGACAAGGTTTTGTTGAATCTTCAGAGGTAAAAATTCACCTGGGCTGGATTGTTCTGTGGCGGTCATTGTAGCAACATTGTGTCATTGGTTAGCCAACTTGCTAGCTACATTGAGGTAAAACTCATTAGTCAGTAAGGCCTTTTGTGTGCCTTTTTTGGGGCCTTTGTTTGTGTGCACCATGAAATTATCCAAGATAGTTCAATCCAATGCTTGTTGAAACTATTCGATAAGGGTTTTGTGGGAACCTGACTTAAGAATTAACTGAACAGTCACCAATTCTACCCAGCCCTATTGCTTGTTGTGAACGATATCTTCCAACATAATCCTCCTTGTCTTTCAAATGGTGCTGACATTATACAGATATTTGACATGCAGAAAGAAGCCTGCTAGAAGAGGCTATTTGTAACTCTAGTATGCTTCCCTCGCTCCGCTCGCTCTCATGTGAGTAAAATAAAGTTATGGCTGGTAAAGCAGACTAAATCCTAAAAACAACATATCTCACAGGTGGGCCAAAACTCTGGACCCATGATGCATGGGATGGGGCAGCAAGGACCCAATGGCAAAGGTAGGAGAACCCAAATTCTCAGACCAGAGAAGATTTACTTTTCAAACACATATACTGTATTACAAAATACAGTTGATACCTACCGTCATAAACActtagggctggtttcccagacacagattaagcctagtcctggactaaaaaggattctcaatggagattctccaatGAAAGAGCTTTGTTTTATCTGACATTCATTTCAGTGCCCTCTATATTTTGACTAATTTTATTTCAGGATGTTAACGGCACTGTTGTCTATTGTTTGTCTGCATGTCGCCGATTCTCCCAAGGAGATACCCGAGGGCCTCCCAACCACCACATGGGTCCTCCACCTGGAGGCCAGGGCGGCTCTGGGGGCTCCGACCAGGGCTCCGGTTCTTACTGGGGAGACTCCGAGCAGGGGCGCCGCGGACCCTCAGACTTTAATGAGGGGGGCCAGGACTTCCACGGACGGAGAGAGGAGAGCTGCAGGCGAGGGTTCGGCCAGGACTACCAGGGAGGCCACAGAGGGGGAGGgcaaggaggagaagggggaaaCTGGGGCTCTTCTGAGGAAAGATTTCCCCACGATGTGGGAGAGTTCCG
The DNA window shown above is from Coregonus clupeaformis isolate EN_2021a chromosome 18, ASM2061545v1, whole genome shotgun sequence and carries:
- the LOC121587475 gene encoding pre-mRNA 3' end processing protein WDR33 isoform X1, coding for MATDIISPPRFFHMPRFQHQAPRQLFYKRPDFAQQQAMQQLTFDGKRMRKSVNRKTIDYNPSVIRHLENRLWQRDHRDLRAIQPDAGCYNDLVPPVGIVSYPMNAVTTKFVRTSTNKVKCPVFVIRWTPEGRRLVTGASSGEFTLWNGLTFNFETILQAHDSPVRAMTWSHNDMWMLTADHGGYVKYWQSNMNNVKMFQAHKEAIREASFSPTDNKFATCSDDGTVRIWDFLRCYEERILRGHGADVKCVDWHPTKGLVVSGSKDSQQPIKFWDPKSGQSLATLHAHKNTVMEVKWNLNGNWLLTASRDHLCKLFDIRNLKEELQVFRGHKKEATAVAWHPVHEGLFASGGSDGSLLFWNVGVEKEVGGMEMAHEGMIWSLAWHPLGHILCSGSNDHTSKFWTRNRPGDKMRDRYNLNLLPGMSEDGVEYDDMEPNSLAAIPGMGIPDQFKAAMEQEASGKETASEEEMSIPGLDWGIEEILQKDLKKVPQKKVPYAKPIPAQFQQAWADNKVLLMPPGGEKKKMDEKTNTNPMMLEQMKMDRLNPMDGNMPPPGGPQGPMPPFPGQGGPMPPPPQGFPQSMPPQQMPHIIGMMGPPDHHGPQGMQRHPGPHRNMGPQGPHGMPPGPRGMQGPPGNMQGPPSVAMMGPPPRGQGGMMGPQGPMQGVVGMGPPMQNPPRTHCNMPGMGGMPVMGNMQGPPPGGMHRPPQGNMQGPPGNMQGPPGNMQGPPGNMQGLPGNMQGPPSYMQHQVGQNSGPMMHGMGQQGPNGKGDTRGPPNHHMGPPPGGQGGSGGSDQGSGSYWGDSEQGRRGPSDFNEGGQDFHGRREESCRRGFGQDYQGGHRGGGQGGEGGNWGSSEERFPHDVGEFRGRRDDRYRGGGQGHPGGRGFPDEFGVQEENFDASNEMGGGWDNGERGRPPRGGGPPRGGGGGGGRRQGLLPNPDEFPPHYEEGRRQEAWEGGRNQGHEAYRENQRSEHGQPHNSPSPANREHSSCLQGLDMASLPPRKRPWHDGSGTGDRDSPGAGAEDRTAGRPPQREEGGGRGIWRGAPRGAPRGGGRGQ
- the LOC121587475 gene encoding pre-mRNA 3' end processing protein WDR33 isoform X2, whose translation is MATDIISPPRFFHMPRFQHQAPRQLFYKRPDFAQQQAMQQLTFDGKRMRKSVNRKTIDYNPSVIRHLENRLWQRDHRDLRAIQPDAGCYNDLVPPVGIVSYPMNAVTTKFVRTSTNKVKCPVFVIRWTPEGRRLVTGASSGEFTLWNGLTFNFETILQAHDSPVRAMTWSHNDMWMLTADHGGYVKYWQSNMNNVKMFQAHKEAIREASFSPTDNKFATCSDDGTVRIWDFLRCYEERILRGHGADVKCVDWHPTKGLVVSGSKDSQQPIKFWDPKSGQSLATLHAHKNTVMEVKWNLNGNWLLTASRDHLCKLFDIRNLKEELQVFRGHKKEATAVAWHPVHEGLFASGGSDGSLLFWNVGVEKEVGGMEMAHEGMIWSLAWHPLGHILCSGSNDHTSKFWTRNRPGDKMRDRYNLNLLPGMSEDGVEYDDMEPNSLAAIPGMGIPDQFKAAMEQEASGKETASEEEMSIPGLDWGIEEILQKDLKKVPQKKVPYAKPIPAQFQQAWADNKVLLMPPGGEKKKMDEKTNTNPMMLEQMKMDRLNPMDGNMPPPGGPQGPMPPFPGQGGPMPPPPQGFPQSMPPQQMPHIIGMMGPPDHHGPQGMQRHPGPHRNMGPQGPHGMPPGPRGMQGPPGNMQGPPSVAMMGPPPRGQGGMMGPQGPMQGVVGMGPPMQNPPRTHCNMPGMGGMPVMGNMQGPPPGGMHRPPQGNMQGPPGNMQGPPGNMQGPPGNMQGLPGNMQGPPSYMQHQVGQNSGPMMHGMGQQGPNGKDTRGPPNHHMGPPPGGQGGSGGSDQGSGSYWGDSEQGRRGPSDFNEGGQDFHGRREESCRRGFGQDYQGGHRGGGQGGEGGNWGSSEERFPHDVGEFRGRRDDRYRGGGQGHPGGRGFPDEFGVQEENFDASNEMGGGWDNGERGRPPRGGGPPRGGGGGGGRRQGLLPNPDEFPPHYEEGRRQEAWEGGRNQGHEAYRENQRSEHGQPHNSPSPANREHSSCLQGLDMASLPPRKRPWHDGSGTGDRDSPGAGAEDRTAGRPPQREEGGGRGIWRGAPRGAPRGGGRGQ
- the LOC121587475 gene encoding pre-mRNA 3' end processing protein WDR33 isoform X3; the protein is MATDIISPPRFFHMPRFQHQAPRQLFYKRPDFAQQQAMQQLTFDGKRMRKSVNRKTIDYNPSVIRHLENRLWQRDHRDLRAIQPDAGCYNDLVPPVGIVSYPMNAVTTKFVRTSTNKVKCPVFVIRWTPEGRRLVTGASSGEFTLWNGLTFNFETILQAHDSPVRAMTWSHNDMWMLTADHGGYVKYWQSNMNNVKMFQAHKEAIREASFSPTDNKFATCSDDGTVRIWDFLRCYEERILRGHGADVKCVDWHPTKGLVVSGSKDSQQPIKFWDPKSGQSLATLHAHKNTVMEVKWNLNGNWLLTASRDHLCKLFDIRNLKEELQVFRGHKKEATAVAWHPVHEGLFASGGSDGSLLFWNVGVEKEVGGMEMAHEGMIWSLAWHPLGHILCSGSNDHTSKFWTRNRPGDKMRDRYNLNLLPGMSEDGVEYDDMEPNSLAAIPGMGIPDQFKAAMEQEASETASEEEMSIPGLDWGIEEILQKDLKKVPQKKVPYAKPIPAQFQQAWADNKVLLMPPGGEKKKMDEKTNTNPMMLEQMKMDRLNPMDGNMPPPGGPQGPMPPFPGQGGPMPPPPQGFPQSMPPQQMPHIIGMMGPPDHHGPQGMQRHPGPHRNMGPQGPHGMPPGPRGMQGPPGNMQGPPSVAMMGPPPRGQGGMMGPQGPMQGVVGMGPPMQNPPRTHCNMPGMGGMPVMGNMQGPPPGGMHRPPQGNMQGPPGNMQGPPGNMQGPPGNMQGLPGNMQGPPSYMQHQVGQNSGPMMHGMGQQGPNGKGDTRGPPNHHMGPPPGGQGGSGGSDQGSGSYWGDSEQGRRGPSDFNEGGQDFHGRREESCRRGFGQDYQGGHRGGGQGGEGGNWGSSEERFPHDVGEFRGRRDDRYRGGGQGHPGGRGFPDEFGVQEENFDASNEMGGGWDNGERGRPPRGGGPPRGGGGGGGRRQGLLPNPDEFPPHYEEGRRQEAWEGGRNQGHEAYRENQRSEHGQPHNSPSPANREHSSCLQGLDMASLPPRKRPWHDGSGTGDRDSPGAGAEDRTAGRPPQREEGGGRGIWRGAPRGAPRGGGRGQ
- the LOC121587475 gene encoding pre-mRNA 3' end processing protein WDR33 isoform X4, which translates into the protein MATDIISPPRFFHMPRFQHQAPRQLFYKRPDFAQQQAMQQLTFDGKRMRKSVNRKTIDYNPSVIRHLENRLWQRDHRDLRAIQPDAGCYNDLVPPVGIVSYPMNAVTTKFVRTSTNKVKCPVFVIRWTPEGRRLVTGASSGEFTLWNGLTFNFETILQAHDSPVRAMTWSHNDMWMLTADHGGYVKYWQSNMNNVKMFQAHKEAIREASFSPTDNKFATCSDDGTVRIWDFLRCYEERILRGHGADVKCVDWHPTKGLVVSGSKDSQQPIKFWDPKSGQSLATLHAHKNTVMEVKWNLNGNWLLTASRDHLCKLFDIRNLKEELQVFRGHKKEATAVAWHPVHEGLFASGGSDGSLLFWNVGVEKEVGGMEMAHEGMIWSLAWHPLGHILCSGSNDHTSKFWTRNRPGDKMRDRYNLNLLPGMSEDGVEYDDMEPNSLAAIPGMGIPDQFKAAMEQEASGKETASEEEMSIPGLDWGIEEILQKDLKKVPQKKVPYAKPIPAQFQQEERRRKWTRRPTPTR